The genomic interval GCTTTCGCTGAATATCAAATTCTCGATGGATTAAAGTTGAGATATAGCTTTAATGTAGATTATACGAATAGTTCTTCATTTGTTTTTAATCCTTCGTTTGTTGGTGGTGTAAATTCACCTCCGCCAACGGTTCCAAATTCTACAACCAATAAATCAACAAGTTTCAACTGGCTGTCTGAAGCGGTACTGACTTATGATAAGTCATTTGGTAAAGATCACCGACTGAATGTGGTGGTTGGTTATAGTGCGCAGAAAGAGCGTGCAGAAAGTTTATATCTGTTCGCCGATAATTATCCGGATGATAAAATACAGACGATCAATGCGGCTTCTATGATCAGCGGATATAATGCTGATGTACAAAAGTGGTCTATTATTTCTTACCTGGCGCGTGCTAATTATTCTTATCAGGATAAGTACCTGTTTACCGCCACAGTGCGTACAGATGGTTCGTCACGTTTTGGCAGCAATAAAAGATATGGAACATTCCCTTCGGCTGCTTTTGCATGGAGAGCTTCGGAAGAAGAATTTATGAAAAAAGCAACGTGGATCAGTGATTTGAAATTGAGAGCAACTTATGGGTTGTCTGGAAATTACAATATTGGAAACTATACTTATATCACAAATATTGGTTCATCGAACTATGTGTTTGGCGGCCAGATTTCCAGCGGTCGTGTTCCTGCATCTTTGAATAATCCAAACCTGACGTGGGAAGAATCTTCTCAGCTGGATGCGGGTATTGATTTAGGGATTTTAAAAAACCGTCTATCATTTAATCTGGATTACTATAAAAGGATAACTAAAGGGATGTTATATAACAGTGAGATTCCTTTATCATCAGGTTATTCCAATGCGATTATTAACTCTGGAAAGATTCAGAATCAAGGATTTGAATTTGGACTGACTTCTAAAAATCTGGAAGGTACATTTACCTGGAACACCAGTGCTAACATTGCTTTTAACAGAAATAAAGTATTAGCCTTAAATGAAAATAACGACCCTATTTACAGCGGCAGAAGCGGGGAAGGTTCTTACCAGCATATCACGCAGGTAGGGCATCCTGTGGGTGAATTTTACGGGTATATCCTGGAAGGTATTTACAAAGATCAGGCAGATTTGAACAACTCACCCAAACATGTGACTTCCGTAGTGGGCTCTGTAAAATATAAAGATGTAGATGGCAATGGGATTATTGAGCCGGTAAAAGATTTCGCAGTAATCGGATCACCTCAGCCCAATTTTACCTGGGGTTTGACCAATACGTTTGGTTATAAAGGATTTGACCTGAATATTTTATTAGTAGGCTCTCAGGGCGGACAGATTTTAAAAACAGCGAATCAGTATTTGCTGAATATTGACGGTATTTTCAATGTAGACAGGAAGGTGCTGAACAGATACCGCTCACCAGAAAACCCAGGCGATGGAGTTACCCCAACTACCAATGGATCAAGGGTAATTTATCGGGATGTGAATTCTTCGTGGGTAGAAAGCGCGAGTTATATGCGTATTCAAAATATAACTTTCGGTTACCGTTTTGGGGAAAGATTGCTGCGGGCATCTAAAGTGATTAAAGGTGCAAGAATTTATTCCAGCATTCAGAACCTGGCAACTTTTACCAAATATAGTGGTGCAAATCCAGAAGTTAGCCGGAACACGATTTCAGGAAATGCAGTAAGCAGTGCATTGGTTCCGGGAGAGGATTTTACAAATTATCCGCTGCCAAGAACGTTCACGCTGGGTCTGAACTTAACATTTTAATCTTTTGTCAATCATGAGAAATTATACAAAATATATAATAACCGGGGTGCTGCTGATCAGTTTGTCAGTATCAGGTTGTAAAAAAGCTTTTCTGGATCAAACTCCGGAAGCTTCTTTACCGGGCGTTAATTTTTACAAATCAGAAGCAGATTTTAAACAGGCAGTGAGCGGTGCTTATTCTTCTATAAGTGATATGGGGAGAGTAAATTACTGGCTATTTGGTGAAATGAGATCTGATAATACAACTTATCAATATAATCCGGCAGACCGCGGTTCTGAACAGCGTGAGTTTATGGATCAGTTTCTGATTGGGGCAACGGCTGAACCTTTACAGGGCTATTGGCAGCAAAATTACACGGGTATTGCACGCTGCAATGAAATCCTGGCCAGAATAGATGGAGTAACAATGTCTGCTGATGTTAAAAATCAGTTTACAGGAGAAGCCTTGTTTTTAAGAGCTTTTCATTATTTCAATTTGGTGAGACAGTTTGGAGGAGTGCCTTTAAGGCTGGTTCCAAGTCAGTCTCCGGCAGATGCGCGTTCTAAAGGGCGGGCTGCTATAGAAGAGGTTTATACACAAATAGTTACCGATCTGACTGCTGCGGCAACTAAGTTACCAGTTAAATATACGAGCCTGGAGGCTGGAAGGGCCACTCAGGGTGCGGCTTTGGCTTTACTGGCCAAATTATATATGACCCAAAAGAAATTTTCAGAAGCGTTGGTTCCTTTAAGAAAAGTACAGCAGCTGGGTTATAGTCTTGTCCCTGTGTACAAGGATATTTTTCTTCCTGCAAATAAAAACAACAGTGAATCTGTTTTTGAGATTCAGTATCTTGGATCTCAGCCCGGGTTGTCGAGTGATTTTCTGTATCAGTTTGCACCCTGGAATTCCGGAAGTGTGATCACCGGAGATCCGGCGACCTCATTGAATGGAAGTAGTGGCTGGAATATTCCAACGCAGGATATGATCGATGCTTATGAAACTGGCGATTTACGGAAAGATGCTTCTTTAGCAGTAGGTTTTACCGATGCGGGAGGGAAGTTTGTAAATATTCCATACGTTAAAAAATACAACCATGGGATTATTGACAGAGGACGCACCAATGATAATTTTCCTGTCATCAGGTATGCCGATGTGCTGCTGATGATTGCCGAATGTTTGAATGAACAGGGTTTTGCAGCGGGCGGAGAACAGTTTACTTTATTAAATCAAATCCGCAGCAGGGCTGGACTGCCTGCAAAAACTCCTGGAAATGCTGTGGCGACTTTAAGTGTGGATAATCAGCAGGCTTTCAGGGATGCTATTTTACAAGAAAGAAGGGTGGAATTAGCTTTTGAAAATCATAGGTGGTATGATCTGATACGTTCTGGCAAAGCAGTGGAAGTGATGGCAGCGCATGGAAAATATGAAATTGCGCATAAACCGAATATCCCTTCGGGTTCTTATCTTTTAAATGCGAATAAACTCTTGTTACCGATCCCTCAAAGAGAGGTGAATCTGGATAATCTAACTCAAAACCCTCAATAATCAACCATGAGAAATTATTTTACAGGAATTGCAATAGGTTGCTGTCTGCTTGATTTATCGGCGGCAGCTCAAAAATTAGGTGTTACTGATCTAAGAACGGAATATCTGAAAAATCCAATGGGCATTGAATCGGCGGCACCGCGTTTAAGCTGGAAGATGAGTTCTGCACAGCGTAATATGATGCAAAGTGCTTATCAGATCAGGGTAGGAACGGATTCTGCTGGCTTGTTAAATGGTCATTCATCGGTATGGGATAGTGGAACTCAGAAAAGTGACGCGTCTGTTTTTTTACGGTATGCCGGGAAACAGTTAAAATCTGATACACGCTATTACTGGCAGGTTAAAATCAAAGATAACCAGGGAAATGAGTCTGGATGGAGTGCTGTTAACTCCTGGCATACGGGTTTGCTGAATCCGGGTGACTGGTCTGCCCAGTGGATCACTAGTGCTATGGCAGATACGCTGGAAGGACCAAGCCCTATCTTCAGAAAGGTATTTGCTACAGATAGAAAGGTGAAATCAGCTGTGCTTTATATTTCTGCGCATGGTTTATATGAGGCGCAGATTAACGGAAAAAGAGTGAGTCATGATCACCTGGCACCGGGATGGACGAGTTATCATAAGCGTTTATTATATCAAAGTTATGAAGTCACGAACTTGCTGAAAGATGGTCAGAATGCAATAGGTTTTACGCTGGGTGATGGCTGGTACCGCGGCTATCTTGCTTTTGACGGTAAACGCGGGTTTTATGGCAAACATTTAAGCGGTTTGGTACAGTTGGTTTTGGAGTATACTGATGGTACGAAAAAAATAATCAATAGTGATGGCAGCTGGAAATACAGCACCGGGCCCATTCGTTTTTCCGATTTGTATAATGGAGAGATTTATGACGCCAGGTTTGAAAAACCAGGTTGGGCAACTGTGAATTATAAAGATACAGGCTGGAAAAATGCGCAGATTATTGCTCCTGGTAAAGAAGTGTTGGAGAGCAGTATTAGTCCGCTTGCGAGTAAGCATGAGCAGTTCAGTGTGGTTAAAGTAATTAAAACACCGAAGGGCGAAACTGTGCTTGACTTTGGCCAGAATGTAGTAGGTTGGGTTTCCTTTAAACTGAGTGGGAAAGCAGGATCTTTTATCCAGCTGGAACATGGAGAAGTACTGGATAAAGCAGGCAATTTTTATGATGCTAATTTAAGGAAGGCTAAACAACATGTAAAGTATATTTTTAAAGGGGTAGGTGTGGAAAGTTATGAGCCTCATTTTACCTATCAGGGTTTCCGTTATGTGAAATTAACAGGGAATACGGCACAGGTTGATCCTTCGGCTTTTAAAGCAATAGCCGTTTATTCAAATATGGATCCTACAGGGACGTTTACAAGTTCTGATCCGCTGTTAAATCAATTGCAGCATAATATCCAATGGGGGCAGAAGGGTAATTTTATGGATGTGCCCACAGATTGTCCGCAACGTGATGAGCGTTTAGGCTGGACGGGAGATGCACAGGTATTTTTCCGTACTGCGGCTTTTAACATGGATGTAGCTGGATTTTTCACGAAATGGATGAAAGATGTGGCTTCAGATCAGCTGGCTAATGGAAGTATTCCTTATGTGGTGCCTAATGTGTTAACTCAAAATGATGCCGGTTCAACAGGCTGGGGTGATGTGGCTACGATTATACCCTGGAATATGTATGTCGCTTATGGTGACAAACAAGTTTTAGCAACGCAGTACCCAAGTATGAAGGGCTGGGTTGATTTTATGACCAGCAAGAGTAAAAATGATCTTTGGAACACAGGTTCCCATTTTGGCGACTGGCTGTTTTATCGCCCCGAAGATGACAATGATGGCCGTTCAGCAATAACTGATAAGTATTTGATTGCACAAGCTTTTTATGCACATTCTACGCAGTTGCTGGTCAATACAGCTAAAGTGCTGGGTAAAAAAGATGAGGAAGAGAAGTATATGGAGTTGTTGGACCGTATCAAAAAGGCATTTGTTAAAGAATATGTTACGCCAAGTAGCAGGTTAGTTTCCGGATCTCAAACAGCATATGTGCTTGCTTTGAATTTTGATATGCTGCCGGAAAATTTAAGACAGCAAGCGGTTGATTTTCTGGTGAAAAATATAGAGAGCTATGGTAATCACTTAACGACCGGATTTTTAGGTACACCATACCTTTGCCATGTGCTGACACGCTTTGGCCGTACAGATGTGGCTTATAACCTGCTATTGCAAGAAACTTATCCTTCCTGGTTATACCCGGTAAAAATGGGTGCAACGACCATCTGGGAACGCTGGGATGGGATTAAACCTGATGGCAGTTTTCAAACTACAGGAATGAATTCATTTAACCATTATGCTTATGGCGCAATTGGGGACTGGATGTACAGGGTTATGGCTGGTTTGGATACGGACGAGTCTGAACCTGGTTATAAAAAGATAATTATTGCCCCACAACCTGGCGGTAAGATTACACAGGCGGCTGCAAAGCTGGAGACTTTGTATGGTTTAACGGTAAGTGACTGGAAAATAGAGGGTGGACAGTTTAAGTTAAAGGTAATTATTCCTCCAAATGCGACTGCACTGATCAGGTTGCCCGGTGCTGCCGGGGCTGCGGTTACCGAAAGCGGAACTGAGCTGAAGGAAGTTAAGGGGATTGTTAAGGTTTCTAAGCAAGGGAATGATGTGGAGTTTAATGCAGGGTCAGGAATTTATCAGTTTGAATACGCCGTAAAGTTATAGTTGCCGTTTTGCTGTTTCATCTCCAATCTGATCAGGTTGGAGATGAAAAATGCGGTTCTTATTGACGCGCCTGAAGAGGTCAATGCAATCAAATCAGTGTCTTATTATCACTAAAAGGTTTATATTTATTTTTTACAACAATGAAGACAGCCGATTTTTTCAAGTTTATACATGTAGATGAATATTCTGCAACTCCTAAGTATTTACAGCTTAGTGA from Pedobacter sp. WC2423 carries:
- a CDS encoding SusC/RagA family TonB-linked outer membrane protein, translating into MERNLQKFFSALVCVLLFTFYNSTNGYSQQKTVTGKVTDQSDGSPLPGVTIKVSGSAAGTTTNSNGEYALKAAENAVLVFSYIGYTETRLTFTGNPTLNAQLVSNNQKLDEVVVIGYGTTTKKDATGAVATVSAVQIKDLPVSSVDQKLKGQIPGVQISTTTGTPGGGTSIKIRGSGSIGAGDNPLFVVDGYPISNTSGQVSNPLNVINPNDIESITVLKDASSTAIYGSRGSNGVIVITTKQGLKGTPVVNISAYTGIQQVPQKGRPQMLNGTEFAQFRKDIIADDFASRGLVATDADIPEAFRNPSQYGTGTNWYNEIIHDAPMSNLDASISGGSENTKYNFSLGYLNQEGTIRYTGFQRYAIRMNTETKLGKKLKIGLNLAPTNSVRDLNNFENEFVDVLSRSLWLSPLVPLTDANGNRTPYVSSPGMYAGPNPLNSLEFGGTRSKDFRGLGTAFAEYQILDGLKLRYSFNVDYTNSSSFVFNPSFVGGVNSPPPTVPNSTTNKSTSFNWLSEAVLTYDKSFGKDHRLNVVVGYSAQKERAESLYLFADNYPDDKIQTINAASMISGYNADVQKWSIISYLARANYSYQDKYLFTATVRTDGSSRFGSNKRYGTFPSAAFAWRASEEEFMKKATWISDLKLRATYGLSGNYNIGNYTYITNIGSSNYVFGGQISSGRVPASLNNPNLTWEESSQLDAGIDLGILKNRLSFNLDYYKRITKGMLYNSEIPLSSGYSNAIINSGKIQNQGFEFGLTSKNLEGTFTWNTSANIAFNRNKVLALNENNDPIYSGRSGEGSYQHITQVGHPVGEFYGYILEGIYKDQADLNNSPKHVTSVVGSVKYKDVDGNGIIEPVKDFAVIGSPQPNFTWGLTNTFGYKGFDLNILLVGSQGGQILKTANQYLLNIDGIFNVDRKVLNRYRSPENPGDGVTPTTNGSRVIYRDVNSSWVESASYMRIQNITFGYRFGERLLRASKVIKGARIYSSIQNLATFTKYSGANPEVSRNTISGNAVSSALVPGEDFTNYPLPRTFTLGLNLTF
- a CDS encoding family 78 glycoside hydrolase catalytic domain; its protein translation is MRNYFTGIAIGCCLLDLSAAAQKLGVTDLRTEYLKNPMGIESAAPRLSWKMSSAQRNMMQSAYQIRVGTDSAGLLNGHSSVWDSGTQKSDASVFLRYAGKQLKSDTRYYWQVKIKDNQGNESGWSAVNSWHTGLLNPGDWSAQWITSAMADTLEGPSPIFRKVFATDRKVKSAVLYISAHGLYEAQINGKRVSHDHLAPGWTSYHKRLLYQSYEVTNLLKDGQNAIGFTLGDGWYRGYLAFDGKRGFYGKHLSGLVQLVLEYTDGTKKIINSDGSWKYSTGPIRFSDLYNGEIYDARFEKPGWATVNYKDTGWKNAQIIAPGKEVLESSISPLASKHEQFSVVKVIKTPKGETVLDFGQNVVGWVSFKLSGKAGSFIQLEHGEVLDKAGNFYDANLRKAKQHVKYIFKGVGVESYEPHFTYQGFRYVKLTGNTAQVDPSAFKAIAVYSNMDPTGTFTSSDPLLNQLQHNIQWGQKGNFMDVPTDCPQRDERLGWTGDAQVFFRTAAFNMDVAGFFTKWMKDVASDQLANGSIPYVVPNVLTQNDAGSTGWGDVATIIPWNMYVAYGDKQVLATQYPSMKGWVDFMTSKSKNDLWNTGSHFGDWLFYRPEDDNDGRSAITDKYLIAQAFYAHSTQLLVNTAKVLGKKDEEEKYMELLDRIKKAFVKEYVTPSSRLVSGSQTAYVLALNFDMLPENLRQQAVDFLVKNIESYGNHLTTGFLGTPYLCHVLTRFGRTDVAYNLLLQETYPSWLYPVKMGATTIWERWDGIKPDGSFQTTGMNSFNHYAYGAIGDWMYRVMAGLDTDESEPGYKKIIIAPQPGGKITQAAAKLETLYGLTVSDWKIEGGQFKLKVIIPPNATALIRLPGAAGAAVTESGTELKEVKGIVKVSKQGNDVEFNAGSGIYQFEYAVKL
- a CDS encoding RagB/SusD family nutrient uptake outer membrane protein, which codes for MRNYTKYIITGVLLISLSVSGCKKAFLDQTPEASLPGVNFYKSEADFKQAVSGAYSSISDMGRVNYWLFGEMRSDNTTYQYNPADRGSEQREFMDQFLIGATAEPLQGYWQQNYTGIARCNEILARIDGVTMSADVKNQFTGEALFLRAFHYFNLVRQFGGVPLRLVPSQSPADARSKGRAAIEEVYTQIVTDLTAAATKLPVKYTSLEAGRATQGAALALLAKLYMTQKKFSEALVPLRKVQQLGYSLVPVYKDIFLPANKNNSESVFEIQYLGSQPGLSSDFLYQFAPWNSGSVITGDPATSLNGSSGWNIPTQDMIDAYETGDLRKDASLAVGFTDAGGKFVNIPYVKKYNHGIIDRGRTNDNFPVIRYADVLLMIAECLNEQGFAAGGEQFTLLNQIRSRAGLPAKTPGNAVATLSVDNQQAFRDAILQERRVELAFENHRWYDLIRSGKAVEVMAAHGKYEIAHKPNIPSGSYLLNANKLLLPIPQREVNLDNLTQNPQ